A single window of Carassius gibelio isolate Cgi1373 ecotype wild population from Czech Republic chromosome A19, carGib1.2-hapl.c, whole genome shotgun sequence DNA harbors:
- the ccn2b gene encoding CCN family member 2b isoform X1: MAGTVITPSCIVFCLLIHTALCQDCSQPCDCPAESPLCPVGTSLVLDGCSCCKVCARQAGEPCSFLEPCDHHKDLYCDYGVLSDTETGICMAQEGQTCDLSGVIYRSGETFQPSCKHQCVCINGEIGCVPTCASNIRLPSPDCPYPRRVQIPGKCCEEWVCDQIPQEDTFQSVMAGRSIAYRELSGPDVQPESARDNCIAQTTDWSECSATCGMGVSSRVTNDNRQCQLERETRMCMNRPCNAELEKDIKRGNKCVRTPKSQRGMRFELSGCHSVRRYKPRFCGVCTDGRCCTPHATVTAEVEFRCPEGDSFRKKMMFIKTCSCHHDCPRENDIFLASNSRRMIGDYDNDM; the protein is encoded by the exons ATGGCTGGAACAGTAATCACCCCATCATGCATCGTTTTCTGCTTGCTTATACATACG GCGCTGTGTCAGGACTGCTCTCAGCCCTGTGACTGCCCGGCTGAGAGCCCTTTATGTCCTGTAGGCACCAGTCTAGTGCTGGACGGCTGCAGCTGCTGTAAGGTGTGCGCCCGACAGGCAGGAGAGCCCTGCTCTTTCCTGGAGCCATGCGACCATCATAAGGACCTGTATTGTGACTATGGAGTGCTGAGTGACACTGAGACAGGCATCTGCATGG CTCAAGAGGGTCAGACGTGCGACCTTAGTGGTGTGATTTACCGCAGTGGTGAGACATTTCAGCCCAGCTGTAAACATCAATGTGTCTGCATAAATGGGGAGATCGGCTGTGTACCAACATGTGCAAGCAACATACGGCTGCCCTCTCCAGACTGTCCCTACCCAAGACGCGTCCAGATCCCCGGCAAGTGCTGTGAGGAGTGGGTGTGCGACCAGATCCCACAGGAAGACACCTTCCAGTCAGTAATGGCTGGTAGGTCAATCG CATATAGAGAGCTGTCTGGTCCGGATGTCCAGCCTGAGAGCGCGAGGGACAACTGCATCGCTCAGACCACTGACTGGAGCGAATGCTCTGCAACCTGTGGCATGGGGGTGTCCTCTCGTGTAACCAATGACAATAGGCAATGCCAGCTGGAACGGGAGACCCGCATGTGCATGAACCGCCCCTGCAATGCAGAGCTGGAAAAGGACATCAAG AGAGGGAATAAGTGTGTGCGGACCCCTAAGAGCCAGCGCGGGATGCGTTTCGAACTGTCCGGATGCCACAGCGTCAGGCGGTATAAGCCGAGGTTCTGCGGGGTGTGTACGGACGGCCGCTGCTGCACACCTCACGCCACCGTCACGGCCGAGGTGGAGTTCCGCTGTCCCGAAGGAGACTCCTTCAGGAAGAAGATGATGTTCATTAAGACCTGCTCCTGTCATCACGATTGCCCCCGTGAGAACGACATCTTCCTCGCCTCAAACTCACGGAGAATGATCGGGGACTACGATAATGACATGTGA
- the ccn2b gene encoding CCN family member 2b isoform X2 — protein sequence MAGTVITPSCIVFCLLIHTALCQDCSQPCDCPAESPLCPVGTSLVLDGCSCCKVCARQAGEPCSFLEPCDHHKDLYCDYGVLSDTETGICMAQEGQTCDLSGVIYRSGETFQPSCKHQCVCINGEIGCVPTCASNIRLPSPDCPYPRRVQIPGKCCEEWVCDQIPQEDTFQSVMAAYRELSGPDVQPESARDNCIAQTTDWSECSATCGMGVSSRVTNDNRQCQLERETRMCMNRPCNAELEKDIKRGNKCVRTPKSQRGMRFELSGCHSVRRYKPRFCGVCTDGRCCTPHATVTAEVEFRCPEGDSFRKKMMFIKTCSCHHDCPRENDIFLASNSRRMIGDYDNDM from the exons ATGGCTGGAACAGTAATCACCCCATCATGCATCGTTTTCTGCTTGCTTATACATACG GCGCTGTGTCAGGACTGCTCTCAGCCCTGTGACTGCCCGGCTGAGAGCCCTTTATGTCCTGTAGGCACCAGTCTAGTGCTGGACGGCTGCAGCTGCTGTAAGGTGTGCGCCCGACAGGCAGGAGAGCCCTGCTCTTTCCTGGAGCCATGCGACCATCATAAGGACCTGTATTGTGACTATGGAGTGCTGAGTGACACTGAGACAGGCATCTGCATGG CTCAAGAGGGTCAGACGTGCGACCTTAGTGGTGTGATTTACCGCAGTGGTGAGACATTTCAGCCCAGCTGTAAACATCAATGTGTCTGCATAAATGGGGAGATCGGCTGTGTACCAACATGTGCAAGCAACATACGGCTGCCCTCTCCAGACTGTCCCTACCCAAGACGCGTCCAGATCCCCGGCAAGTGCTGTGAGGAGTGGGTGTGCGACCAGATCCCACAGGAAGACACCTTCCAGTCAGTAATGGCTG CATATAGAGAGCTGTCTGGTCCGGATGTCCAGCCTGAGAGCGCGAGGGACAACTGCATCGCTCAGACCACTGACTGGAGCGAATGCTCTGCAACCTGTGGCATGGGGGTGTCCTCTCGTGTAACCAATGACAATAGGCAATGCCAGCTGGAACGGGAGACCCGCATGTGCATGAACCGCCCCTGCAATGCAGAGCTGGAAAAGGACATCAAG AGAGGGAATAAGTGTGTGCGGACCCCTAAGAGCCAGCGCGGGATGCGTTTCGAACTGTCCGGATGCCACAGCGTCAGGCGGTATAAGCCGAGGTTCTGCGGGGTGTGTACGGACGGCCGCTGCTGCACACCTCACGCCACCGTCACGGCCGAGGTGGAGTTCCGCTGTCCCGAAGGAGACTCCTTCAGGAAGAAGATGATGTTCATTAAGACCTGCTCCTGTCATCACGATTGCCCCCGTGAGAACGACATCTTCCTCGCCTCAAACTCACGGAGAATGATCGGGGACTACGATAATGACATGTGA